A section of the Thermotoga caldifontis AZM44c09 genome encodes:
- a CDS encoding MBL fold metallo-hydrolase: MKKDEYSFTQVEPGVWHIIDYRKDSMYLVEGEREALLIDTGMGEGDLKALVRSITKKPLSVVITHAHWDHIMQADQFEKVYLNHRDLSIIELFKLNVPVQRFMDVREGHVFDLGGRCLEVFEVPGHTPGSVVLIDRQNKLLFSGDAIGAGHTWMHLPGCLSLAVYLESLEKLLQTDGFEKIYHGHLTESKIFDVQHLKDLIEAVRLVVEGKLVGQPYNFGNFEGLYVTHRSAVLVYDPDNVR; this comes from the coding sequence ATGAAGAAAGACGAATATTCCTTCACACAGGTTGAACCAGGTGTTTGGCACATCATTGATTACAGGAAAGACAGTATGTACCTGGTCGAAGGGGAACGTGAAGCGCTCCTCATCGATACCGGCATGGGTGAAGGGGACCTGAAGGCTCTCGTCAGATCGATCACGAAGAAACCTTTGTCCGTGGTGATCACCCACGCACACTGGGACCACATCATGCAGGCAGACCAGTTCGAGAAGGTTTACCTCAACCACAGAGACCTTTCCATAATAGAACTGTTCAAACTGAACGTGCCAGTGCAAAGGTTCATGGACGTGAGGGAAGGGCACGTCTTCGATCTCGGTGGGAGGTGCCTGGAGGTCTTCGAAGTGCCCGGTCACACACCCGGCTCCGTAGTGCTGATAGACAGACAGAACAAGCTTTTGTTCAGCGGGGATGCGATCGGCGCGGGGCACACGTGGATGCATCTTCCAGGTTGTCTATCCCTCGCGGTTTATCTTGAGAGTCTCGAGAAGCTTTTGCAGACCGATGGCTTCGAGAAGATATACCACGGTCATCTCACCGAGTCGAAAATTTTCGATGTTCAGCACCTCAAAGACCTGATCGAGGCGGTTCGGCTGGTCGTCGAAGGAAAGCTGGTGGGTCAACCTTACAACTTTGGCAATTTCGAAGGGCTCTACGTCACCCACCGCTCTGCGGTGCTGGTGTACGATCCAGACAACGTGAGGTGA
- a CDS encoding UxaA family hydrolase: MVDFLVHRDGDHVGVAVRDIKKNEHVSGKTVDGQFSYELDAVQDIPLGHKIALRDIQKGEKIIEYGEIIGVATDNIAKGAHVHVHNIRSLRWG, translated from the coding sequence ATGGTGGATTTCTTGGTACACAGAGACGGCGATCATGTGGGCGTGGCGGTCAGAGACATCAAGAAGAATGAACACGTTTCCGGAAAGACCGTCGATGGGCAGTTCAGTTACGAGCTCGACGCGGTTCAGGACATCCCCCTGGGCCACAAGATTGCGCTGAGGGACATCCAGAAGGGTGAGAAAATCATCGAGTACGGCGAGATCATCGGCGTGGCGACTGACAACATCGCTAAGGGCGCGCACGTTCACGTACACAACATTCGAAGTTTGAGATGGGGGTGA
- a CDS encoding aldehyde dehydrogenase family protein has translation MKMLVAGKWIDRDRKIEVLFPYDGSVVDTVPVAEEEDVERALESAVEGAQLMRNLSAYERSTILKRTADLIRQNEAKFTDTIVMEVGKTVKEARAEVVRTAELFELCSEEAKRIHGETIPFDSLKGSEHKTGYFVREPAGVVVAITPFNVPLALCAHKIGPAIAAGNAVIVKPASKTPLSTLLLGETLLEAGLPPQALSVLTGPGGGVGMKLVRDRRVRVVSFTGSVGVGEEIAKNAGLKKILMELGSNSPVIITKSADLQKAVKAVVSGGYSIAGQVCISVQRVYVQREVFSEFVELLLKAVKELKVGDPKLETTDMGPVIDEQNAQRIVEWFDEAIQAGAKLATGGRRNYTLVEPTVLLEVPGKTKIMREELFGPGVAVNSFETLQEAIDEANSTRYGLQASIFTSDLFEAFEAIRKLQFGGVLINEGTRYRADFMPYGGYKDSGIGREGMRFAIEELTELKTVVFETGR, from the coding sequence ATGAAGATGCTTGTAGCAGGAAAGTGGATCGACAGGGACAGAAAGATAGAGGTCCTTTTCCCCTACGACGGTAGTGTGGTCGATACGGTACCCGTGGCCGAAGAGGAAGACGTCGAGCGAGCCCTGGAAAGTGCCGTAGAAGGTGCACAGTTGATGCGCAATCTCTCCGCCTATGAAAGATCCACGATTCTGAAGCGCACGGCGGATTTGATCCGTCAGAACGAGGCAAAGTTCACTGACACGATCGTTATGGAGGTTGGAAAGACAGTTAAGGAAGCACGAGCCGAAGTGGTGAGGACGGCCGAACTGTTCGAACTGTGCAGTGAAGAGGCGAAGAGGATACACGGAGAAACCATCCCCTTCGACTCGCTAAAGGGTTCAGAACACAAAACTGGTTACTTCGTGAGAGAACCGGCCGGCGTCGTCGTGGCGATAACACCGTTCAACGTACCGCTGGCACTGTGTGCTCACAAGATCGGTCCGGCCATCGCTGCAGGCAACGCCGTGATCGTCAAGCCGGCTTCCAAAACCCCTTTGAGCACACTCCTTTTGGGTGAGACGTTGCTCGAAGCTGGGCTACCGCCGCAGGCGCTTAGTGTTCTCACCGGACCGGGTGGTGGAGTGGGAATGAAACTGGTCAGAGACAGAAGGGTCCGTGTTGTGAGCTTCACGGGGAGCGTCGGCGTTGGAGAGGAAATAGCGAAGAACGCTGGACTGAAGAAGATTCTGATGGAACTTGGTTCTAACTCTCCCGTCATAATCACGAAGAGTGCAGACCTTCAAAAGGCTGTTAAGGCCGTGGTTTCCGGAGGTTACTCCATCGCAGGTCAGGTATGTATATCCGTCCAGAGGGTTTACGTTCAGAGGGAAGTCTTTTCAGAGTTCGTGGAGCTTCTGTTGAAGGCTGTGAAAGAATTGAAGGTCGGTGATCCGAAACTCGAAACGACGGACATGGGTCCCGTGATAGACGAGCAGAACGCACAGAGGATCGTGGAGTGGTTCGACGAAGCGATCCAGGCCGGCGCGAAACTCGCAACGGGTGGTCGAAGAAACTACACGCTCGTTGAGCCAACGGTCCTGCTCGAAGTTCCCGGGAAGACAAAGATCATGAGAGAGGAACTCTTCGGACCTGGTGTCGCCGTGAACAGCTTCGAAACGTTGCAGGAGGCCATAGACGAAGCGAACTCGACCCGTTACGGTCTTCAGGCTTCGATATTCACCTCCGATCTGTTCGAAGCGTTCGAGGCCATCAGAAAGTTGCAGTTCGGAGGCGTGCTGATCAACGAGGGCACCAGGTATAGGGCGGACTTCATGCCCTATGGTGGTTACAAAGACAGCGGCATAGGAAGGGAAGGCATGAGGTTCGCAATAGAAGAGCTCACAGAACTGAAGACGGTCGTGTTCGAAACCGGGAGGTGA
- a CDS encoding transaldolase family protein — MKLFLDSAKLEEIKYAIEKWHIDGITTNPRHLFAANMTVERFAEEIKRIVEGTDISVSLEVNPHLKTADEIVEEARRLAYLSPNFVIKVPATEAGFEALARLAKQGVKVNMTLIFTPFQALQAARLGAHYISVFVGWKEERGDFDAELVSKIVKIIKNYNFSSKVLVAAIRSAKHIVDAALAGADIVTASWEVYKRCFENPYTQMGLDIFCNAWNELYRKGGS; from the coding sequence ATGAAACTGTTCCTGGACAGTGCGAAGCTGGAAGAGATAAAGTACGCCATCGAAAAATGGCACATCGATGGGATCACCACGAATCCGAGACATCTGTTCGCCGCGAACATGACCGTGGAACGGTTTGCAGAGGAAATCAAGAGGATCGTTGAGGGTACCGATATAAGCGTCAGCCTTGAGGTGAACCCCCACCTCAAAACCGCCGACGAGATAGTCGAAGAAGCCAGACGCCTGGCATATCTCAGTCCAAACTTCGTCATCAAGGTGCCGGCCACCGAGGCCGGCTTCGAGGCGCTCGCGCGTTTGGCGAAACAGGGTGTGAAAGTGAACATGACGCTGATCTTCACTCCGTTCCAGGCACTTCAGGCGGCGAGACTCGGAGCCCATTACATAAGCGTTTTTGTGGGCTGGAAAGAGGAGAGGGGCGATTTCGACGCTGAGCTGGTGTCGAAGATCGTGAAGATAATCAAAAACTACAACTTCTCGTCCAAAGTCCTGGTCGCTGCGATCAGATCTGCGAAGCACATCGTTGACGCCGCCCTCGCCGGTGCGGACATCGTCACGGCATCCTGGGAAGTCTACAAGAGATGTTTCGAAAATCCATACACGCAGATGGGTCTGGACATCTTCTGTAACGCCTGGAACGAGCTTTACAGGAAGGGAGGGTCCTGA
- a CDS encoding extracellular solute-binding protein codes for MKRLLVFCLALVSVLSLSAVYKTTINVLLWDDALTQALKAGLPDFEKQTGIKVNLELVPSGTLLQKTLMSITAQSADYDLVAVDEPNIPMVGPLLLPFDQWPETRVYPRPDMNDIMPLAFAAGQWKGVFLGLPVNANIYVWLTRKDIIEKYKDEFKAEYGYEMRVPQTLNELLDMSKFLAKKGIYGWAPFTKPTEGATCEAIWMFESFGTKVLQVDETGYKVALDKDKAIQAINFYKELLKYAPEGALDMGHAERMAAFSSGKVFSMFNWPALIPDLENPEKSLVYGKIEYTEPPAGPAGKAAIRGAWIVAIPKAAKEKQAAAEFAYWWMSIETGKKLIPKGLTPARESLLKDPEFLKDRPWFAGIYRSLQYAVERPRFEHYPEVSSIIRTHWLNAISNRMTPEEAVDRMAREINELLKKYGY; via the coding sequence ATGAAGAGGTTGCTGGTATTCTGCCTCGCGCTAGTAAGTGTTCTCTCACTCTCAGCAGTGTACAAGACCACGATCAACGTGCTTCTGTGGGACGATGCTCTGACCCAAGCTCTGAAGGCTGGACTTCCCGATTTTGAAAAGCAAACTGGCATCAAAGTGAACCTCGAACTGGTTCCGAGCGGAACGTTGCTTCAAAAAACCCTGATGAGCATCACGGCACAGAGCGCAGATTACGATCTGGTGGCCGTGGATGAACCCAACATCCCGATGGTCGGACCGCTACTGTTGCCGTTCGATCAATGGCCCGAGACGAGGGTCTACCCCAGGCCAGACATGAACGACATCATGCCTCTGGCTTTCGCTGCAGGTCAGTGGAAAGGTGTGTTCCTCGGCTTACCGGTGAACGCGAACATCTACGTCTGGCTGACGAGGAAAGACATCATCGAAAAGTACAAAGATGAGTTCAAAGCAGAGTACGGTTACGAGATGCGTGTTCCTCAGACGCTGAACGAACTGCTGGACATGTCGAAGTTCCTGGCGAAGAAAGGCATATACGGCTGGGCACCGTTCACAAAACCGACCGAGGGTGCGACCTGCGAAGCCATTTGGATGTTCGAAAGTTTCGGCACCAAGGTCCTGCAGGTTGACGAGACCGGTTACAAAGTCGCCCTCGACAAAGACAAGGCCATACAGGCGATCAACTTCTACAAAGAGTTGCTCAAGTATGCCCCGGAAGGCGCCCTTGATATGGGACACGCGGAGAGGATGGCTGCCTTCTCCAGCGGAAAGGTCTTTTCCATGTTCAACTGGCCTGCACTCATACCGGATCTCGAAAACCCTGAAAAGTCTCTGGTGTACGGCAAGATAGAGTACACAGAGCCACCGGCCGGTCCCGCGGGGAAGGCCGCGATCAGGGGTGCCTGGATCGTCGCAATACCGAAGGCCGCAAAGGAGAAGCAGGCAGCTGCGGAGTTCGCCTACTGGTGGATGTCCATCGAGACGGGAAAGAAGCTCATACCGAAGGGTCTCACACCCGCACGCGAATCCTTGCTCAAGGATCCAGAATTTCTCAAAGACAGACCGTGGTTCGCCGGCATTTACAGATCGTTGCAGTACGCGGTGGAAAGGCCCAGATTCGAACACTATCCTGAGGTTTCGAGCATCATAAGGACGCACTGGCTGAACGCCATCTCCAACCGGATGACTCCCGAGGAAGCTGTGGACAGGATGGCGAGAGAGATCAATGAGCTTCTCAAGAAGTACGGCTATTAA
- a CDS encoding carbohydrate ABC transporter permease, with the protein MFVFPALIVIFAVSIYPVIFSLYLSFTDRTLLYLRAPKFVGFSNYSNVVSDKLFWHSLKLQLSFMAFAIPLELFVGFLVALLFLKDFPLCRLLRSLLMLPVFILPVVSGLTWRLMLQPGYGLLASFFNSISLGPKAWLADTKYAFVTVVLQDIWRMWPFMFMIIYAGLSSLPSEYLEAAQIDGAKFWQRVFHIIFPLLRPVMTMAVLLRMIDALRIFSEVYVMTYGGPANATLLLPLYIHKQAFEFGKVAYASAASVFLLAVSLALSFYLVRVSFRGEVS; encoded by the coding sequence TTGTTTGTTTTTCCGGCCCTAATCGTCATCTTCGCCGTCTCGATCTATCCTGTCATCTTCTCGCTGTATCTCTCTTTCACAGACAGGACACTCCTCTATCTGCGCGCACCGAAATTCGTCGGTTTCTCGAACTACTCTAACGTCGTATCGGACAAGCTTTTCTGGCATTCTCTGAAGCTTCAGCTGAGCTTCATGGCGTTCGCGATCCCTCTCGAACTGTTTGTTGGTTTTCTGGTGGCCCTTCTCTTCTTGAAAGATTTTCCCCTGTGTAGGTTGCTCAGATCGTTGCTCATGCTTCCTGTCTTCATTCTGCCTGTCGTGTCTGGATTGACCTGGAGGTTGATGCTGCAGCCTGGATACGGTCTTCTGGCGAGCTTTTTCAACTCCATTTCTCTCGGTCCGAAAGCCTGGCTCGCAGACACGAAATACGCCTTCGTGACTGTCGTGCTGCAGGATATCTGGCGCATGTGGCCGTTCATGTTCATGATCATCTACGCCGGCCTGTCTTCACTTCCGAGCGAGTATCTGGAAGCAGCACAGATCGACGGCGCGAAATTCTGGCAACGGGTCTTTCACATCATCTTTCCGCTCTTGAGACCGGTGATGACGATGGCGGTGCTCTTGAGGATGATCGACGCTCTGAGGATCTTCTCCGAAGTGTATGTGATGACCTATGGGGGACCTGCGAACGCGACGCTCCTGCTTCCTCTGTACATCCACAAGCAGGCCTTCGAATTCGGAAAGGTGGCCTACGCCTCGGCTGCTTCGGTCTTCCTCCTGGCAGTTTCTCTCGCACTCTCGTTCTACCTGGTCAGAGTGAGTTTCAGGGGTGAAGTGTCGTGA
- a CDS encoding carbohydrate ABC transporter permease has translation MKKAKSLRLILCLILVAIELVPIGVVITNSFKRDIDIWARGPFYFKPTLKSYRAVFENSDFRLALKNSLIVATSSMAVSVFFGSMASFGLVRFRFRINTFLIFLILMLRMIPQITLALPFYILFRNLGLKDTVMGLAVAHTSFNLPYVIALLLPFFASIPKEYEEAARVDGCKPFSIYWRIFFPLAAPGIVVAAVFAFLMSWNEFLYALVLSGPRSKTAPIVVNAFLGQYAPLWGQLSVGATIMLIPVFAITLGFQKYIIRGLSSGGLKG, from the coding sequence GTGAAAAAAGCAAAGTCCCTGAGGCTGATTTTGTGCCTGATCCTGGTGGCCATCGAATTGGTGCCGATAGGAGTCGTGATAACGAACAGCTTCAAAAGGGACATAGACATCTGGGCCAGGGGGCCTTTTTACTTCAAACCGACGTTGAAAAGTTACAGAGCAGTGTTTGAGAATTCAGACTTTCGTCTCGCGCTGAAGAACTCGCTGATCGTCGCGACCAGTTCCATGGCCGTGTCGGTGTTCTTCGGTTCGATGGCTTCCTTTGGACTGGTAAGGTTCCGTTTCAGAATAAACACGTTCTTGATATTTCTTATCCTGATGCTGAGAATGATTCCTCAGATCACCCTTGCCCTTCCTTTCTACATCCTTTTCAGAAACCTTGGGCTGAAAGACACGGTGATGGGACTTGCAGTGGCACACACAAGCTTCAATCTACCCTACGTGATAGCGCTCCTCTTACCCTTCTTCGCGAGCATACCAAAAGAGTACGAAGAAGCCGCAAGGGTGGACGGTTGCAAACCTTTTTCGATCTACTGGAGGATATTCTTCCCGCTCGCAGCACCCGGCATCGTGGTGGCAGCAGTTTTCGCGTTCCTGATGTCCTGGAACGAGTTCCTCTACGCTCTGGTTTTGAGCGGGCCAAGATCAAAAACCGCTCCTATCGTTGTGAACGCCTTTCTGGGCCAATACGCGCCATTGTGGGGACAGCTTTCTGTAGGTGCGACGATCATGCTCATTCCCGTGTTCGCCATCACGCTGGGATTTCAGAAATACATCATAAGGGGTCTATCGAGCGGAGGGCTGAAAGGTTGA
- a CDS encoding LacI family DNA-binding transcriptional regulator — MRKAKRPTIKDIASLSGYSINTVSRALRGRGYVSAEAKQKILQIAEKIGYYKDKTALSLRNRQTRIIGVVIVDNSNPFYADVLRGIEEVAYAEGYETILVNSYRDPEREKVALIRLIERRVDGLIITSTQQNWDFLLWVRNTGINVVLVGSHHEGLLSVRPDDIKAGYLAAKHLVQMGHRKIVMLNSLPHKFTSQMRLKGFLNGAGDEAQVRVINSAEGFENAYRTFEDFLKNLWSGETAVFCYNDIFAYAAIKCLNDQGLRVPEDMSVVGVDDLVFSSIVSPPLTTVRIDRFQLGRTAFQGVLGRLDREETIVDVELVVRNSVKRIG, encoded by the coding sequence ATGAGGAAAGCGAAGAGACCCACGATCAAGGACATCGCATCGCTCAGTGGATATTCCATAAACACCGTGTCGAGGGCGCTGCGAGGAAGAGGCTACGTGAGTGCGGAGGCGAAGCAGAAGATCCTGCAGATCGCCGAGAAGATAGGTTATTACAAGGACAAGACGGCGCTCTCTTTGAGGAACCGTCAGACCAGGATCATAGGCGTCGTGATAGTCGACAATTCGAACCCGTTCTACGCAGACGTGTTGAGGGGTATAGAGGAAGTCGCGTACGCGGAAGGTTACGAAACGATCCTGGTCAACAGCTACCGCGATCCAGAGAGGGAGAAGGTTGCACTCATAAGGTTGATCGAACGGCGTGTCGATGGTCTGATAATCACCTCGACGCAGCAGAACTGGGACTTTCTGCTCTGGGTTCGAAACACTGGAATAAACGTGGTCCTGGTTGGTTCACACCATGAGGGCTTGCTCTCCGTCAGGCCGGACGACATCAAGGCAGGCTATCTGGCTGCAAAACATCTGGTGCAGATGGGTCACAGAAAGATCGTGATGCTGAACTCCCTGCCGCACAAGTTCACATCTCAGATGAGGTTGAAAGGCTTCCTGAACGGCGCGGGTGATGAGGCACAGGTCCGCGTGATAAATTCTGCGGAGGGTTTCGAAAATGCCTACCGAACGTTCGAAGATTTCCTGAAGAACCTGTGGAGTGGAGAAACGGCGGTGTTCTGCTACAACGACATCTTCGCCTACGCGGCCATAAAGTGTCTGAACGATCAAGGGCTTCGAGTTCCGGAAGATATGAGCGTCGTTGGGGTGGACGATCTGGTCTTTTCATCGATAGTTTCACCCCCTCTGACCACCGTGAGGATAGACAGGTTCCAGCTCGGTAGAACCGCGTTCCAGGGTGTTCTCGGCAGGCTGGACCGGGAAGAAACGATCGTTGATGTCGAGCTGGTCGTGCGCAACAGCGTGAAGCGCATCGGTTGA
- a CDS encoding pantoate--beta-alanine ligase, which produces MKVIECPIVMEIDGHVMSSRNVYLVGEERKQTLALYQSLKIVERLYRAGERGAGRF; this is translated from the coding sequence TTGAAAGTCATAGAATGTCCCATCGTCATGGAAATCGATGGACACGTGATGAGCTCAAGAAACGTTTATCTTGTTGGTGAAGAGAGAAAACAAACGTTGGCACTGTACCAATCTTTAAAGATCGTAGAACGGTTGTATCGAGCTGGCGAACGTGGTGCGGGAAGGTTCTGA
- a CDS encoding UxaA family hydrolase, translating to MKREILAYRRPDGSVGVRNYVLILPIDDISNAVAEAVEKVVNGTLAIPHPYGRLQFGKDLELFFKTLIGTGLNPNVAAVVVIGVEPKWTCKVAEEIAKSGKWVEAFWVEGFGQLRTIERAARTAVKFVEDATNLKRETVDLSELIVSLKCGESDTTSGLGANRVVGRFTERFLEMGGTVLFGETTELTGAEHILIQRIKSEQERQKFIRMFDEYQQLVKSQGVDLLGSQPTQGNIAGGLSTIEEKALGNLQKIGNAMVDGVLEPAERPPAKGLYFMNTSSAAAEAVTLFAAAGAAIHLFPTGQGNPIGNPIVPVIKITANPKTAQSMSEHIDVDVSDLLRLKISLDEATERLFSRVVETACGRFVKAEILNHREFVPTKLYPSA from the coding sequence ATGAAGAGAGAAATACTGGCCTACAGACGACCCGATGGTTCAGTCGGTGTGAGAAACTACGTTCTGATACTTCCCATAGATGACATATCAAACGCGGTGGCCGAGGCGGTTGAAAAAGTTGTGAACGGCACTCTCGCGATCCCACATCCTTACGGTAGATTGCAGTTCGGAAAGGATCTGGAACTGTTCTTCAAAACTCTGATCGGGACGGGCCTGAATCCGAACGTGGCAGCCGTGGTCGTTATAGGGGTAGAACCGAAATGGACTTGCAAGGTGGCGGAAGAAATCGCGAAGAGTGGAAAATGGGTTGAAGCCTTTTGGGTGGAAGGTTTCGGACAGCTCAGAACGATCGAAAGAGCCGCGCGCACGGCAGTGAAGTTCGTGGAAGATGCAACGAACCTGAAGAGGGAAACGGTGGATCTGTCAGAGTTGATCGTGAGTTTGAAGTGTGGAGAGTCCGACACGACGTCCGGTCTGGGTGCCAACAGGGTTGTGGGCAGGTTCACGGAAAGGTTTCTGGAGATGGGTGGCACGGTGCTGTTCGGTGAAACGACGGAACTTACCGGTGCGGAGCACATCTTGATCCAGAGGATAAAGTCCGAACAGGAGAGACAGAAATTCATCCGGATGTTCGACGAGTACCAGCAGCTTGTGAAATCTCAGGGCGTGGACCTGCTCGGTTCACAGCCGACGCAGGGAAACATAGCTGGAGGGTTGAGCACAATAGAAGAAAAAGCTCTCGGTAACTTGCAGAAGATAGGGAACGCGATGGTGGACGGCGTGCTCGAGCCGGCAGAAAGACCACCAGCAAAAGGCCTTTACTTCATGAACACTTCTTCGGCTGCAGCCGAGGCGGTGACGCTCTTCGCAGCCGCAGGGGCCGCGATCCATCTGTTCCCGACCGGCCAGGGCAATCCCATAGGCAATCCGATCGTGCCCGTCATAAAGATCACCGCCAATCCGAAGACGGCGCAGTCCATGTCCGAGCACATCGATGTGGACGTCTCCGATCTGCTTCGGCTCAAGATCTCCTTGGACGAAGCTACGGAAAGATTGTTCAGCAGGGTCGTTGAAACTGCGTGTGGCAGATTCGTGAAGGCTGAAATCCTGAACCACAGAGAGTTCGTGCCGACCAAGCTCTATCCGAGTGCGTAG
- a CDS encoding alpha-glucosidase — translation MNIETSSAGFRVKHKDLILEHTLERPLIHYGRGTATYQMSHGNFRMEDELFCKYPAKRFSVNENVVLFDETIKMSLTEKDGKLHVRFEPLQDGFNRLWFRLPASENEFVYGCGEQYSHFNLRGRKLPIWVSEQGVGRNRKDLITLFADWAYDAGGDWYTTYYPQPVFVSSKGYFCIVNGSSYMEFDFRKPDVFEICVWQMPIEIILYRSDDWSDLFGKLSELLGTQPVLPEWVLDGAILGIQGGTKTMLEKIEKMSKNGLKMAGVWIQDWEGKRVTSFGKQLMWNWVYSEELYPNLPKTIEDLHSQRIRALGYINPFLALEGSLYREASAKNYLVKRSNGQEYHIVVTTFPAAIVDVTNPEAFEWLKGIIKSNMIGIGLSGWMADYGEYLPTDAVLSSGEPAETFHNRFPVEWARLNYEAVKESGRSDLVFFMRSGYLNSSRFTPLYWHGDQLVNWSVDDGIASVIPAKLSLSMCGVSQIHSDIGGYTTLAKNVPEMIRTVRTKELFMRWTELSVFEPVMRTHEGNWPDENWQFDSDEETIRHFVEMTDLHVKLKNYFLACLKEYQQKGLPLFRPLFLHYPHEERCWTEQYEFLLGRDILVAPVLKPNVDRWQVYLPQDEWIHYWSGKLLRGGVHEVEAPIGRPPFFIRAGSEMKW, via the coding sequence ATGAACATCGAGACTTCGAGCGCCGGCTTTCGCGTGAAGCACAAAGACTTGATCCTCGAACACACTCTCGAAAGGCCCCTGATCCATTACGGACGCGGGACGGCGACTTACCAGATGTCGCACGGGAACTTCAGAATGGAAGACGAACTGTTCTGCAAGTACCCTGCAAAACGTTTCAGTGTGAACGAAAACGTTGTTTTGTTTGATGAAACGATAAAAATGAGTCTCACAGAGAAAGACGGAAAATTACACGTGAGATTCGAACCACTCCAGGATGGTTTCAACAGGCTCTGGTTCAGATTGCCCGCGTCGGAGAACGAGTTCGTCTACGGCTGTGGGGAGCAGTACTCTCACTTCAACCTCAGGGGCAGGAAACTACCCATCTGGGTTTCGGAACAGGGAGTGGGACGCAACAGGAAGGACCTGATCACACTGTTCGCGGACTGGGCTTACGATGCCGGGGGAGATTGGTACACGACCTACTATCCACAGCCAGTGTTCGTCAGTTCGAAAGGCTATTTCTGCATCGTGAACGGTTCTTCGTACATGGAGTTCGATTTCAGAAAACCGGACGTTTTTGAAATATGCGTCTGGCAGATGCCGATCGAGATCATCCTTTACAGAAGCGATGACTGGTCGGACCTCTTTGGAAAGTTGAGCGAGCTTCTGGGAACACAGCCCGTCCTTCCAGAATGGGTCCTGGATGGTGCGATCCTCGGCATTCAGGGCGGAACGAAAACGATGCTCGAAAAGATCGAGAAGATGTCAAAGAACGGTTTGAAGATGGCGGGCGTGTGGATCCAGGACTGGGAAGGAAAACGCGTGACGAGCTTTGGAAAACAGTTGATGTGGAACTGGGTTTACTCTGAAGAGTTGTATCCGAATCTGCCGAAAACCATAGAGGATCTGCACTCACAAAGAATCAGGGCGCTGGGCTACATCAATCCCTTTCTTGCACTCGAAGGATCACTTTACAGGGAAGCTTCAGCGAAGAACTATCTGGTGAAAAGATCGAACGGACAGGAATACCACATCGTTGTGACGACCTTCCCGGCGGCGATCGTCGATGTGACGAACCCTGAAGCGTTCGAGTGGCTCAAAGGCATCATCAAATCGAACATGATCGGAATAGGTCTGTCCGGCTGGATGGCAGACTACGGAGAATACCTCCCCACCGACGCCGTCCTGTCCAGCGGTGAGCCGGCGGAGACGTTCCACAACAGGTTCCCCGTGGAATGGGCGAGGTTGAATTATGAAGCTGTGAAAGAGAGCGGAAGATCCGATCTGGTCTTCTTCATGCGCTCGGGTTATCTGAACAGTTCCAGGTTCACCCCGCTCTACTGGCACGGAGACCAGCTGGTCAACTGGTCCGTGGACGATGGTATAGCTTCCGTGATACCTGCAAAGCTGTCGCTTTCCATGTGCGGAGTTTCTCAGATACATTCCGACATAGGCGGTTACACCACGCTCGCGAAAAACGTTCCAGAAATGATCAGGACGGTCAGAACGAAAGAGCTGTTCATGAGGTGGACCGAGCTGAGCGTGTTCGAACCAGTCATGAGGACGCACGAAGGTAACTGGCCGGACGAGAACTGGCAGTTCGATTCTGACGAAGAAACGATAAGGCACTTCGTCGAGATGACGGATCTTCATGTGAAATTGAAGAATTATTTCCTCGCGTGCCTGAAGGAATACCAGCAAAAAGGATTGCCACTCTTCAGGCCCCTGTTTCTCCACTATCCACACGAAGAGAGGTGCTGGACGGAACAGTACGAATTTTTGCTCGGCAGGGACATCCTTGTGGCGCCCGTGCTCAAACCGAACGTGGATAGATGGCAGGTCTATCTCCCGCAGGACGAATGGATACATTACTGGAGCGGTAAACTGCTGCGCGGTGGCGTGCACGAAGTCGAAGCGCCGATCGGTCGACCACCGTTCTTCATCAGGGCGGGGAGTGAGATGAAGTGGTGA